Proteins co-encoded in one Bacteroidales bacterium genomic window:
- a CDS encoding glutaminyl-peptide cyclotransferase, whose amino-acid sequence MLKVKLAFFLCCFAFSSWSCNGGGNSKNTSDKKTSPTVQSKSSRSRQAEIVSPKNNERFPLTSDIILSLKPKNENTTVDSIRWFIDGKWIVTIPTFKDHTWNTSGQTTGTHRIEAVAYYPGGQREIIPTSILLLASKAPKPYTYKIIKTYPHDIKAYTQGLLFDDGFLYESTGLKGLSSLRKVDLTTGEVLQVMNIPPDMFGEGLALVDDRLVQITYKDQVAFVYNKSDFKLLNKITYPMREGWGIVYDGVNLLMTDGSANLYFLDKNYLTEIRRIEICDHNGPVVHLNELEYINGELWANVYLKDEILRINPTTGEVTGRIDMRGLLKASDQHAAIDVLNGIAYDRDSGKIYVTGKNWPKLFEIQVIEK is encoded by the coding sequence ATGTTAAAAGTTAAATTGGCTTTTTTCCTTTGTTGTTTTGCTTTTTCATCCTGGTCGTGTAACGGCGGGGGAAATTCCAAGAATACTTCGGATAAAAAGACTTCTCCGACTGTTCAAAGTAAATCTTCCCGTTCACGTCAAGCTGAAATTGTTTCGCCTAAAAACAATGAACGATTTCCTTTAACTTCGGATATAATACTTTCTTTGAAGCCTAAAAATGAAAATACCACTGTGGATTCCATACGATGGTTCATTGATGGTAAATGGATAGTGACAATTCCGACATTTAAAGATCATACATGGAATACCTCAGGGCAAACCACCGGGACACACCGTATAGAAGCCGTAGCATATTATCCCGGCGGGCAACGTGAAATAATTCCAACCAGTATATTATTGCTGGCAAGCAAGGCTCCCAAACCATACACTTATAAAATCATCAAAACTTATCCACATGACATAAAGGCTTATACGCAGGGATTGCTTTTTGATGATGGTTTTCTTTATGAAAGTACAGGATTGAAAGGTTTATCTTCACTGAGAAAGGTTGATCTCACTACCGGTGAGGTTTTGCAGGTAATGAACATTCCTCCTGATATGTTTGGCGAAGGTCTGGCCCTGGTGGATGATCGCCTGGTACAAATCACTTATAAGGATCAGGTTGCATTTGTATATAATAAGAGTGACTTTAAATTGTTGAATAAAATCACATACCCGATGCGCGAAGGGTGGGGGATAGTCTATGATGGGGTGAATCTTCTCATGACGGATGGTTCTGCTAATTTATATTTCCTGGATAAGAATTATTTGACAGAAATCCGGCGTATAGAAATATGCGATCACAACGGGCCTGTTGTGCATTTAAACGAACTGGAATACATAAATGGTGAGTTATGGGCCAATGTGTATCTGAAAGATGAAATTTTGCGTATAAATCCAACTACAGGTGAAGTTACAGGACGAATTGATATGAGAGGACTATTAAAGGCAAGTGACCAGCATGCGGCTATTGATGTTCTGAATGGAATAGCTTATGATCGGGATAGCGGGAAAATTTATGTTACCGGGAAAAACTGGCCGAAATTATTTGAGATACAAGTGATCGAAAAGTAG
- a CDS encoding ABC transporter permease: MKLLYHLGKYYILVGKVFSKPEKVSIYYRRVLKEIELLGVNSLGIVALVSVFIGAVITMQTAYNIENPFIPKYLIGLMARDTMMLEFASTMIALILAGKVGSSISSEIGTMRVTEQIDALEIMGVNSACYLILPKIIANVFFFPILTILSMVIGIWGGWLICVLLNIITPENYILGIRYAFIPYYIFYSCVKMVLYAFIISTVPAYHGYYVEGGSLEVGKASTRSVVYCSVLILSVDLIITQMLLS, translated from the coding sequence ATGAAATTACTCTATCATCTCGGAAAATATTATATATTGGTTGGGAAAGTTTTCTCAAAGCCTGAAAAAGTTTCTATTTATTACCGTAGGGTACTTAAGGAAATAGAATTATTAGGGGTAAATTCTTTAGGCATCGTTGCCCTGGTATCCGTATTCATTGGAGCGGTAATTACCATGCAAACCGCCTATAATATAGAAAACCCGTTTATTCCGAAATACCTGATCGGATTAATGGCCCGTGACACCATGATGCTGGAGTTTGCTTCTACCATGATCGCACTGATTCTTGCCGGAAAAGTCGGTTCAAGTATTTCTTCGGAAATTGGCACCATGCGTGTGACAGAACAAATCGATGCCCTTGAAATTATGGGGGTTAATTCGGCTTGTTACCTGATACTTCCTAAAATTATTGCCAATGTTTTCTTTTTTCCAATACTGACAATTTTAAGTATGGTCATTGGCATATGGGGAGGTTGGCTGATATGTGTCCTGCTGAATATTATTACCCCTGAGAATTATATCCTGGGGATAAGGTATGCCTTTATCCCTTATTATATTTTCTATTCATGTGTCAAGATGGTATTATATGCGTTCATCATTTCTACTGTGCCTGCCTATCATGGTTATTATGTTGAAGGTGGATCACTTGAAGTCGGGAAAGCCAGTACCCGATCTGTTGTTTATTGCAGCGTATTGATACTTTCGGTTGATTTAATCATTACCCAAATGTTACTATCATGA
- a CDS encoding ATP-binding cassette domain-containing protein → MIEVKDVVVRFGEKTVLDHVSTYFDRGKTNLVIGRSGSGKTVLLKSIVGLVDITEGEILYDQVVFNQLDFTGQKEIRKQIGMIFQGSALFDFLNVEKNVMFPLDMFTNMSIREKRNRVNFCLNRVNLEKVNKLSPSELSGGMKKRVAIARAIALNPKYLLCDEPNSGLDPQTAIVIDNLIKEITEEFNMTTIINTHDMNSVLEIGDKVTFIYEGHIEWEGSKDDILSSRNKHLDDFVFASELGKKIKKAAEAPQPPEGNK, encoded by the coding sequence ATGATAGAAGTAAAAGATGTTGTGGTACGATTCGGAGAAAAGACAGTCCTGGATCATGTATCTACTTATTTTGATAGGGGTAAGACCAATCTGGTCATTGGGCGGAGCGGATCAGGTAAAACCGTATTGTTAAAGTCCATTGTCGGGCTTGTGGATATTACTGAAGGAGAGATCTTATATGATCAGGTGGTTTTTAACCAACTGGATTTTACGGGGCAGAAAGAGATACGGAAACAGATCGGTATGATTTTCCAGGGAAGTGCATTGTTCGATTTTCTGAATGTTGAGAAAAATGTCATGTTTCCATTGGATATGTTTACCAATATGAGTATCCGTGAAAAACGTAATCGTGTAAATTTCTGTCTAAACAGGGTAAATCTTGAAAAAGTAAATAAATTATCCCCATCGGAATTGAGTGGTGGAATGAAAAAGCGTGTAGCCATTGCCCGTGCGATTGCCCTTAACCCAAAATATCTTTTATGTGATGAGCCTAATTCCGGACTTGATCCGCAAACAGCAATTGTCATTGATAACCTGATTAAGGAGATTACAGAGGAGTTTAACATGACCACCATCATTAATACCCATGACATGAATTCAGTGCTGGAAATCGGAGATAAGGTGACTTTTATTTATGAAGGGCACATAGAGTGGGAGGGTAGTAAAGATGATATATTAAGTTCCCGGAATAAACATCTGGATGATTTTGTATTCGCTTCCGAATTAGGTAAAAAAATAAAAAAGGCTGCAGAAGCTCCGCAACCACCAGAAGGAAATAAATAA
- a CDS encoding RNA-binding protein has product MNIFISNLNFKVQSEDLNEIFAEYGNVTSAKVITDKFSGRSRGFGFVEMDDEEAAKKAIAELDGAEYVGKTINVSVAKPRTENRSNDRNNRRESGQNRRDNSWDRY; this is encoded by the coding sequence ATGAATATTTTTATTTCGAATCTTAATTTTAAGGTTCAGAGCGAAGATTTAAATGAAATTTTTGCGGAATATGGCAATGTTACATCAGCCAAAGTCATTACCGATAAATTCTCCGGACGTTCCAGGGGGTTTGGTTTCGTTGAAATGGACGACGAGGAAGCAGCCAAGAAAGCTATTGCAGAGTTAGACGGAGCCGAATATGTCGGTAAAACCATCAATGTATCTGTGGCAAAGCCAAGGACAGAGAACAGAAGCAACGACAGGAATAACAGGAGAGAGTCCGGACAAAACAGACGTGATAATTCCTGGGATAGATACTAA
- a CDS encoding cold shock domain-containing protein, which produces MARPTSFNKRENEKKKLSKRIEKQKRKEERKAAPTKSFDDMIAYVDENGMISDAPPETTEKEEINVEDIAISVPKKVDEETIRNGKVEYFNYARGYGFIKDSESAEKFFFHIKNSPAGIQEGDTVSFEFQKGSGKKDITNIHINNR; this is translated from the coding sequence ATGGCAAGACCCACTTCATTCAATAAAAGGGAAAACGAAAAAAAGAAATTATCTAAACGAATTGAAAAACAGAAAAGAAAGGAGGAACGAAAAGCAGCTCCAACCAAATCATTCGACGATATGATTGCTTATGTTGATGAGAACGGGATGATTTCCGATGCACCTCCGGAGACTACAGAAAAAGAAGAAATCAATGTTGAAGATATTGCCATCTCTGTTCCTAAAAAAGTTGATGAAGAAACCATTCGTAACGGAAAAGTGGAGTACTTTAATTATGCCAGGGGTTACGGGTTTATAAAAGATTCAGAAAGTGCTGAAAAATTTTTTTTTCACATCAAGAACAGCCCTGCCGGGATACAGGAAGGCGATACGGTATCTTTTGAGTTCCAGAAAGGTTCCGGAAAAAAAGACATTACAAATATTCATATAAATAATAGATAA
- a CDS encoding TonB-dependent receptor plug domain-containing protein: MKKLSLLLFLTGFSLTLSCQELITDTLTLLFNNQLQAFPQEKIHIHTDKPYYISGERIWFRAHLAHSALHTPAVASRYVYVELINPLDSLVLRTKIRQDEGIYAGNIPIPDDIPEGNYSLRAYTSFMRSLDEDYFFLKNIYIGDPQSRLIKIDTQFTFDSDKKITANISFSSVETSSPVVPEIVKAKVNTGKEMEIKTGSDGRSSITFNLPATSKQRVMSLEVVKDKAIYRKYFSIPLPDNDFDVTFFPEGGNLISSVSNRVAFKSLKSNGAPEDVTGTVMDEQGNNIGEFSSDFRGTGSFTLIPEKGKAYRVVCKNEKGISKEFKLPEVHEFGYSLACSWVRNRLYVSVLKPKGISHDPVYILAHTRGIVHYAAQWDLAKEFVLFPKESFPSGVLHVLLLDRQLQPISERLVFVDNDDQAITHYQTDKANYADRSLVQNTITFTDHDENPMMGTFSVSVTDDREVVPDSSFNILTTLLLTSDLRGNIENPGFYFRKNNTSARALDLLMLTQGWRRYDISRMIKGDLVRPTSFLEKGPEISGTVKSVLGGKPAENIKLTMMTISEKHNCFDNAVSDKDGRFYFHNCELPDSVTYMVQAHSESKLKRYEVLIDKETFPKREIPLAPPTESIKNEVFLKYADKAEEKYISENGMRIIHLEEVEIVAQKKPPRKSTYYSQADNTLTEEDLGKFPATNIYSILMRLGVYGSNSTNISIRNQGTPLLIIDDVITDIEMLDYIVVDDVAQVDILKNAGTTAMFGSQGANGAIAIHTKDGNITKAPKKSFHINSIRPLGYQSPVEFYAPKYDTPKEKNNPKPDLRTTIHWQPDVHTDSTGIASFSFYTADAQTTYTVIMEGLTAEGKIIRQESKISRGAK, translated from the coding sequence ATGAAAAAACTGAGTTTGCTTTTGTTCCTAACCGGATTTTCTTTGACTTTATCCTGTCAGGAATTAATTACAGATACCTTGACCCTTCTGTTTAACAATCAATTACAAGCATTTCCCCAGGAAAAAATCCATATCCATACAGATAAACCATATTATATTTCCGGAGAACGTATCTGGTTTCGGGCCCATCTGGCACACTCGGCTCTGCATACTCCTGCCGTTGCCAGCAGGTATGTGTATGTGGAACTGATCAACCCGCTGGATTCGTTGGTGCTCAGGACAAAAATACGCCAGGATGAGGGTATATATGCCGGTAACATACCTATTCCTGATGATATTCCTGAAGGTAATTATAGTTTAAGGGCCTATACCAGTTTTATGCGCAGCCTGGATGAAGATTATTTCTTCCTTAAAAATATTTACATAGGTGATCCGCAATCACGTTTGATAAAGATTGATACACAGTTTACTTTTGATTCGGATAAAAAAATAACAGCTAATATCAGCTTTTCAAGTGTCGAAACCTCCTCCCCTGTCGTTCCTGAGATTGTAAAAGCAAAAGTCAATACCGGAAAAGAAATGGAGATCAAGACAGGAAGCGATGGAAGATCAAGCATCACTTTTAACCTGCCTGCTACATCCAAACAAAGGGTAATGTCATTGGAAGTAGTTAAAGACAAAGCCATTTACAGGAAATATTTTTCTATACCTCTACCGGATAATGATTTTGATGTTACCTTTTTCCCGGAAGGAGGCAATTTGATATCTTCTGTATCCAACCGTGTAGCCTTTAAATCATTAAAATCGAACGGTGCTCCGGAAGATGTTACAGGAACCGTGATGGATGAACAAGGCAATAATATAGGCGAATTTTCCAGTGATTTCCGGGGAACAGGTTCGTTTACACTGATCCCTGAAAAGGGAAAAGCCTACCGTGTTGTATGCAAAAACGAAAAAGGTATATCTAAAGAATTCAAACTTCCCGAAGTACATGAGTTTGGATATTCACTGGCATGCAGTTGGGTAAGGAACAGATTATATGTATCTGTCCTTAAACCGAAAGGAATATCCCATGATCCGGTTTATATTCTGGCCCATACAAGAGGTATTGTCCATTATGCCGCTCAATGGGATTTGGCAAAAGAATTTGTTTTGTTTCCCAAAGAATCCTTTCCTTCAGGTGTTCTTCATGTTTTATTGTTGGACAGGCAATTACAGCCTATCAGTGAGCGGCTGGTGTTTGTCGATAATGATGACCAGGCTATCACTCATTATCAAACAGATAAAGCGAATTATGCAGATCGTTCACTGGTACAGAATACCATTACATTCACTGATCATGATGAAAATCCTATGATGGGGACTTTTTCCGTATCAGTGACTGATGACAGGGAAGTTGTCCCTGATTCCTCCTTCAATATATTGACCACCCTGTTATTGACATCAGACCTCAGGGGAAATATAGAAAATCCCGGATTTTATTTCAGGAAAAACAATACTTCGGCCCGTGCACTGGACTTATTGATGCTTACCCAGGGATGGAGGCGCTATGATATCAGCAGGATGATAAAAGGTGATCTTGTACGGCCAACCTCTTTTCTGGAAAAAGGTCCGGAAATATCAGGTACGGTAAAAAGTGTATTAGGTGGAAAACCTGCTGAAAATATCAAACTCACCATGATGACTATATCTGAGAAACACAATTGTTTTGACAATGCGGTATCAGACAAGGATGGTCGGTTTTATTTCCATAACTGCGAATTGCCCGATAGTGTGACATACATGGTACAAGCGCACTCAGAATCAAAATTAAAACGTTATGAAGTATTGATTGACAAGGAGACATTTCCAAAAAGGGAAATCCCCTTAGCTCCTCCAACCGAGAGTATAAAAAATGAGGTGTTTTTGAAATACGCAGATAAAGCCGAAGAAAAATATATTTCTGAAAACGGCATGAGGATCATCCATCTGGAAGAAGTGGAAATTGTCGCTCAAAAAAAACCTCCGCGTAAGTCGACATATTATTCACAGGCTGATAATACATTAACTGAAGAAGATTTGGGGAAATTTCCTGCCACGAATATATATTCCATACTGATGCGGTTAGGAGTATATGGTAGCAATAGTACTAATATAAGTATCCGTAACCAGGGAACACCTTTATTGATAATTGATGATGTTATTACAGATATAGAAATGCTGGATTATATCGTTGTTGATGATGTTGCCCAGGTGGACATCTTAAAGAACGCTGGTACTACGGCTATGTTCGGTTCGCAAGGAGCAAACGGGGCAATTGCGATCCACACCAAGGATGGTAATATTACGAAGGCTCCTAAGAAGTCCTTTCATATAAACAGTATCAGGCCTCTCGGATACCAGTCTCCCGTGGAATTTTATGCACCCAAATATGATACTCCGAAGGAAAAAAACAATCCGAAGCCCGACCTGAGGACCACCATTCACTGGCAGCCAGATGTACATACAGACAGCACCGGAATAGCATCGTTCAGTTTTTATACTGCCGATGCCCAGACTACTTATACGGTAATTATGGAAGGGCTCACTGCTGAAGGAAAAATCATCCGTCAGGAAAGCAAAATATCAAGAGGCGCGAAATAG